One Watersipora subatra chromosome 4, tzWatSuba1.1, whole genome shotgun sequence genomic window carries:
- the LOC137394304 gene encoding salivary glue protein Sgs-3-like, whose protein sequence is MTQPIGQSPYRLRPKKEIEAERQISLWQNFETFKYSNSSTNSSTNSSTTLRQLFDNSSTNSSTTLRPLFDHSSTTLRPLFDHSSTTLRPLYDNSTTTLRQLFDNSTTTLRQLYDNSTTTLRQLYDNSTTTLRQLYDNSTTTLRQLYDNSTTTLRQLYDNSTTTLRQLYDNSTTTLRQLYDNSTTTLRQLYDNSTTTLRQLYDNSTTTLRQLYDNSTTTLRQLYDNSTTTLRQLYDNSTTTLRQLYDNSTTTLRQLYDNSTTTLRQLYDNSTTTLRQLYDNSMTTL, encoded by the coding sequence aattttgaaacttttaaataCAGCAACTCTTCGACCAACTCTTCGACCAACTCTTCGACAACTCTTCGACAACTCTTCGACAACTCTTCGACCAACTCTTCGACCACTCTTCGACCACTCTTCGACCACTCTTCGACCACTCTTCGACCACTCTTCGACCACTCTTCGACCACTCTTCGACCACTCTACGACAACTCTACGACAACTCTTCGACAACTCTTCGACAACTCTACGACAACTCTACGACAACTCTACGACAACTCTACGACAACTCTACGACAACTCTACGACAACTCTACGACAACTCTACGACAACTCTACGACAACTCTACGACAACTCTACGACAACTCTACGACAACTCTACGACAACTCTACGACAACTCTACGACAACTCTACGACAACTCTACGACAACTCTACGACAACTCTACGACAACTCTACGACAACTCTACGACAACTCTACGACAACTCTACGACAACTCTACGACAACTCTACGACAACTCTACGACAACTCTACGACAACTCTACGACAACTCTACGACAACTCTACGACAACTCTACGACAACTCTACGACAACTTTACGACAACTCTACGACAACTCTACGACAACTCTACGACAACTCTACGACAACTCTACGACAACTCTACGACAACTCTACGACAACTCTACGACAACTCTACGACAACTCTACGACAACTCTACGACAACTCTACGACAACTCTACGACAACTCTACGACAACTCTACGACAACTCTATGACAACGCTATGA